One window from the genome of Streptococcus salivarius encodes:
- a CDS encoding TIGR01906 family membrane protein translates to MRTKIEAVLTPIWLLALSILVTIYLAWGFYYFDIDWMHLMDYVIIGKTELWHNFNVLMQYLTFPWVGHLAMPDFPSSESGLKHFHDVKWLFHLVQGLVILLAYPAVTFLWRNVKKSTFGLYRRLYMSLAVLPILIGVVGVFLGFDEFFTLFHEALFPGDSSWLFNPILDPIINVLPEEYFLQCFVIFFIIYEGLMVSLTWLAHKQLTMYLKNKE, encoded by the coding sequence ATGCGAACTAAGATTGAGGCTGTTCTGACTCCGATTTGGCTTTTGGCCCTGTCTATTCTGGTGACAATTTATCTGGCATGGGGATTCTATTATTTTGATATTGATTGGATGCATCTTATGGACTATGTCATTATCGGAAAGACGGAGCTTTGGCATAATTTCAATGTCCTCATGCAGTACTTGACCTTTCCTTGGGTTGGTCATCTGGCCATGCCTGATTTTCCATCGTCGGAGAGTGGGCTAAAGCATTTTCATGATGTGAAGTGGCTCTTTCATTTGGTACAGGGGCTTGTTATCCTACTGGCTTATCCAGCTGTGACCTTTCTTTGGCGAAATGTGAAGAAGAGCACCTTTGGTCTTTATCGTAGGCTTTATATGAGTTTAGCTGTTTTACCAATCCTTATTGGAGTGGTGGGAGTTTTTCTCGGATTTGATGAGTTTTTTACGCTCTTTCATGAAGCCCTCTTTCCTGGAGATAGCAGTTGGCTCTTTAATCCAATCTTGGATCCGATTATCAATGTTTTACCAGAAGAGTATTTCCTTCAATGTTTTGTGATTTTCTTTATTATTTATGAGGGGTTGATGGTGAGTTTGACCTGGTTGGCCCATAAGCAGCTTACAATGTATTTGAAAAATAAGGAGTAG
- a CDS encoding PHP domain-containing protein, with amino-acid sequence MRDNHLHTHHSYDSDANFTDYLTHFDGEIVTTEHYDLSNPYTKQDDVPEYEAYSHEIESLNLKYGNRIKRGIEIGYYQPRESDILAFLDGKDYDLKLLSVHHNGVNDYLDDEVADMDKASIIQEYLDKLEYAIGRVNADVLAHFDYGFRLFDVTIDELKTYEEQLKRIFQKMLANDLAFELNAKSMYLYHHEDLYRYALGLVKDLGCCKYSIGSDGHKLEHFRLNFDKIQELLREFDITEDMII; translated from the coding sequence ATTCGTGATAACCATTTGCATACCCATCATTCCTATGATTCGGATGCGAACTTTACTGACTATTTGACACATTTTGATGGGGAGATTGTAACGACAGAGCATTATGATCTCTCTAATCCTTATACCAAACAGGACGATGTGCCCGAGTACGAGGCTTATAGTCACGAAATCGAAAGTCTTAACCTCAAGTATGGCAATCGTATTAAACGTGGCATCGAGATTGGTTATTACCAGCCTAGAGAAAGCGATATTTTGGCCTTTTTGGATGGTAAGGACTATGATCTCAAACTTTTATCTGTTCACCATAACGGAGTCAATGATTATCTTGATGATGAGGTAGCTGATATGGACAAGGCTAGCATTATTCAAGAATATCTGGACAAGTTGGAGTACGCTATTGGTCGTGTGAACGCAGATGTTCTGGCCCATTTTGACTATGGTTTCCGCCTGTTTGACGTGACTATTGATGAGTTAAAAACCTATGAGGAGCAGCTCAAACGTATTTTCCAGAAAATGCTTGCTAATGATTTGGCTTTTGAGCTGAATGCAAAGAGCATGTATCTCTATCATCACGAAGATCTTTATCGTTATGCCTTGGGGCTTGTTAAGGATTTGGGATGTTGCAAGTATTCTATCGGCTCTGATGGGCATAAGTTAGAGCATTTTCGTCTGAACTTTGATAAGATTCAGGAGCTCTTGAGAGAATTTGATATTACTGAAGATATGATTATATAG